A genomic region of Nostoc sp. UHCC 0702 contains the following coding sequences:
- a CDS encoding AbfB domain-containing protein, with protein MKFNWMRKFLHLSTLGLSVCGILLTSSSSVHSQSTSEVVSFRSYNFSDRYIRHKNFLGYLEPISDDLGRKDATYKLVPGLANSKCTSFESVNFPGQFLRHENFRLKLARRINQQLFREDATFCIKNRLFGDDASSWSFESLNFPGHYIRHKNFELWVQPADGSDLFRKDATFSITNPLYR; from the coding sequence ATGAAATTTAACTGGATGAGAAAATTCTTGCATCTTTCAACTTTAGGTTTGTCAGTCTGTGGGATATTGCTGACATCATCTTCGTCAGTTCATTCCCAAAGCACAAGTGAAGTTGTTTCTTTTAGGTCGTATAATTTTAGCGATCGCTATATTCGCCACAAGAATTTCTTGGGCTACTTAGAGCCAATCAGTGACGACCTAGGAAGAAAAGACGCAACCTACAAACTTGTTCCGGGATTGGCGAATAGCAAATGTACTTCATTTGAGTCTGTAAACTTTCCAGGTCAGTTCTTGAGACACGAAAATTTCCGGCTGAAGTTGGCAAGGAGAATCAATCAACAGCTTTTTAGAGAAGATGCTACATTTTGCATTAAAAATCGGCTCTTTGGTGACGATGCTTCTAGTTGGTCATTTGAATCCCTCAACTTTCCTGGACACTACATACGACACAAGAATTTTGAGTTGTGGGTACAACCAGCAGATGGCAGCGATCTATTCAGAAAGGATGCGACATTTAGTATTACTAATCCTCTCTATCGGTAA